One Elephas maximus indicus isolate mEleMax1 chromosome X, mEleMax1 primary haplotype, whole genome shotgun sequence DNA segment encodes these proteins:
- the SLC6A8 gene encoding sodium- and chloride-dependent creatine transporter 1 encodes MAKKSAENGIYSVSGDEKKGPLIVPGSDGAPAKGDGPVGLAVPPRETWTRQMDFIMSCVGFAVGLGNVWRFPYLCYKNGGGVFLIPYVLIALVGGIPIFFLEISLGQFMKAGSINVWNICPLFKGLGYASMVIVFYCNTYYIMVLAWGFYYLVKSFTTTLPWATCGHSWNSPDCVEIFRHEDCANASLANLTCDQLADRRSPVIEFWENKVLRLSGGLEIPGALNWEVTLCLLACWVLVYFCVWKGVKSTGKIVYFTATFPYVVLVVLLVRGVLLPGALDGIVYYLKPDWSKLGSPQVWIDAGTQIFFSYAIGLGALTALGSYNRFNNNCYKDAIILALINSGTSFFAGFVVFSILGFMAAEQGVHISKVAESGPGLAFIAYPRAVTLMPVAPLWAALFFFMLLLLGLDSQFVGVEGFITGLLDLLPASYYFRFQREISVALCCALCFIIDLSMVTDGGMYVFQLFDYYSASGMTLLWQAFWECAVVAWVYGADRFMDDIACMIGYRPCPWMKWCWSFFTPLICMGIFIFNVVYYEPLVYNNTYVYPWWGEAMGWGFALSSMLCVPLHLLGCLLSAKGTMAERWQHLTQPVWGLHHVEYRAQDSDVRGLTTLTPVSESSKVVVVESVM; translated from the exons ATGGCGAAGAAGAGCGCCGAGAACGGCATCTACAGCGTGTCCGGCGACGAGAAGAAGGGCCCCCTGATCGTACCCGGGTCCGACGGCGCCCCAGCCAAGGGCGACGGCCCCGTGGGCCTGGCTGTGCCGCCGCGCGAGACATGGACGCGCCAGATGGACTTCATCATGTCGTGCGTGGGCTTCGCCGTGGGCCTAGGCAACGTGTGGCGCTTCCCCTACCTGTGCTACAAGAACGGCGGAG GTGTGTTCCTTATTCCCTATGTCCTGATCGCCCTGGTGGGGGGAATCCCCATTTTCTTCCTGGAGATCTCCTTGGGCCAGTTCATGAAGGCTGGCAGCATCAATGTCTGGAACATTTGCCCCCTATTCAAAG GCCTGGGCTATGCCTCCATGGTGATCGTCTTCTACTGCAACACCTATTACATCATGGTGCTGGCTTGGGGCTTCTATTACCTGGTCAAGTCCTTCACCACCACGCTGCCCTGGGCCACCTGTGGCCACAGCTGGAACAGTCCCGACTGTGTGGAGATCTTCCGCCACGAAGATTGTGCCAATGCCAGCCTAGCCAACCTCACATGTGACCAGCTTGCTGACCGCCGCTCCCCCGTCATCGAGTTCTGGGA GAACAAAGTCTTGCGGCTCTCTGGGGGGCTGGAGATTCCAGGGGCTCTCAACTGGGAGGTGACGCTGTGTCTGCTGGCCTGCTGGGTGCTGGTCTACTTCTGTGTCTGGAAGGGGGTCAAGTCAACAGGAAAG ATCGTGTACTTCACTGCTACATTCCCCTACGTGGTCCTCGTCGTGCTGCTGGTGCGCGGCGTGCTGCTGCCTGGCGCCTTGGACGGCATTGTGTACTATCTCAAGCCCGACTGGTCGAAGCTGGGGTCCCCTCAG GTGTGGATCGATGCCGGCACCCAGATTTTCTTCTCCTACGCCATTGGCCTGGGGGCCCTCACGGCCCTGGGCAGCTACAACCGCTTTAACAACAACTGCTATAA GGATGCCATCATCCTCGCGCTCATCAACAGCGGGACCAGCTTTTTTGCTGGCTTCGTGGTCTTCTCCATCCTGGGCTTCATGGCGGCAGAGCAGGGGGTGCATATTTCCAAGGTGGCCGAGTCAG GGCCTGGCCTGGCCTTCATCGCCTACCCCCGGGCTGTCACACTCATGCCTGTGGCCCCGCTCTGGGCTGCCCTCTTCTTCTTCATGCTGCTGCTGCTCGGACTCGACAGCCAG TTCGTAGGTGTGGAGGGCTTCATCACCGGCCTTCTCGACCTCCTCCCGGCCTCCTACTACTTCCGCTTCCAAAGGGAGATCTCCGTGGCCCTCTGCTGTGCCCTCTGCTTCATCATTGACCTCTCCATGGTGACCGAT GGCGGGATGTACGTCTTCCAGCTGTTTGACTACTACTCAGCCAGCGGCATGACCCTGCTCTGGCAGGCCTTCTGGGAGTGTGCGGTGGTGGCCTGGGTGTACG GCGCTGACCGCTTCATGGACGACATTGCCTGCATGATCGGGTACCGGCCATGCCCCTGGATGAAGTGGTGCTGGTCCTTCTTCACCCCGCTCATCTGCATG GGCATCTTCATCTTCAACGTGGTGTACTACGAGCCGCTGGTGTACAACAACACCTACGTGTACCCATGGTGGGGCGAGGCCATGGGCTGGGGCTTTGCACTCTCCTCCATGCTCTGTGTGCCCCTCCACCTCCTGGGCTGCCTCCTCAGTGCCAAGGGAACCATGGCTGAG CGCTGGCAGCACCTGACCCAGCCTGTGTGGGGCCTCCACCACGTGGAGTACAGAGCTCAGGACTCGGATGTCAGGGGCCTGACCACCCTGACCCCAGTGTCTGAGAGCAGCAAGGTCGTGGTGGTGGAGAGCGTCATGTGA